A portion of the Rubritalea squalenifaciens DSM 18772 genome contains these proteins:
- a CDS encoding sigma-70 family RNA polymerase sigma factor, protein MKEHDVEEFIREITRHQSVMTAFIRSLLPGYCDPRDVLQEVNITLWKKKEQYEPGSNFKAWAFKVAKYHVLNERRKLKRSHVIVFDDDLLEAFSAEGENLLSNEMLDDRMVALRRCLEGLSERHRSLLKLRYSKDVSIEQYAESQNRKAGTLRATLRQIRIKLKDCVMGRLREVTP, encoded by the coding sequence GTGAAAGAGCATGATGTAGAAGAGTTTATCCGGGAGATTACCCGTCATCAGTCAGTGATGACGGCGTTTATCCGTTCCCTCTTGCCCGGATATTGCGATCCCCGGGATGTCTTGCAGGAAGTGAACATTACGCTTTGGAAAAAGAAGGAGCAGTATGAGCCCGGATCTAATTTTAAGGCCTGGGCCTTCAAGGTCGCGAAGTATCATGTGCTAAACGAGCGCAGGAAACTCAAGCGCTCCCATGTAATCGTATTTGATGATGATCTGCTGGAAGCGTTTTCTGCTGAGGGTGAGAATTTACTCAGTAATGAGATGCTCGACGATAGAATGGTGGCTCTCAGGCGCTGTCTTGAGGGGCTGAGCGAGCGGCACCGGTCTTTGCTGAAGCTCCGCTATAGCAAGGATGTTTCCATTGAGCAGTATGCCGAGTCACAGAATAGAAAGGCTGGTACGCTTAGGGCCACCTTAAGGCAAATCAGAATAAAGCTGAAGGATTGTGTCATGGGTAGATTAAGGGAGGTGACACCGTGA